In the Bradyrhizobium guangzhouense genome, one interval contains:
- the pcaF gene encoding 3-oxoadipyl-CoA thiolase, producing MRDVFICDAVRTPIGRFGGSLAKVRADDLAAAPIKALMAKHPNLDWAQVDEVFFGCANQAGEDNRNVARMALLLAGLPDSVPGQTLNRLCASGLDAVGAAGRAIRSGEIDLAIAGGVESMTRAPFVMGKAQEAFSRSAEIFDTTIGWRFINPLLKAQYGVDAMPETGENVAEEFQVSRADQDAFAIRSQQRAGKAIASGYFAEEITPITIPGGKAGPITVDKDEHPRPETTLEGLAKLKPIVRNPGTVTAGNASGVNDGAAAMILASEAAVKKHGLTPRARILGLASAGVPPRIMGIGPVPATRKLMERLGKRITDFDLIELNEAFASQGIACMRQLGVADDADYVNPHGGAIALGHPLGMSGARLALTAVHGMEKRGGKLALATMCVGVGQGVAVAIEKVN from the coding sequence ATGCGTGACGTCTTTATCTGCGATGCCGTGCGGACCCCGATCGGCCGTTTCGGCGGGTCTCTCGCCAAGGTGCGCGCCGACGACCTCGCCGCCGCCCCGATCAAGGCGTTGATGGCCAAGCACCCCAATCTCGACTGGGCCCAGGTGGACGAAGTGTTCTTCGGCTGCGCCAACCAGGCCGGCGAGGACAACCGCAACGTCGCGCGCATGGCGCTGCTGCTTGCGGGTCTTCCCGACTCGGTTCCCGGCCAGACCCTGAACCGGCTCTGCGCCTCCGGCCTCGACGCGGTCGGTGCTGCCGGCCGCGCCATCCGCTCCGGCGAGATCGATCTCGCCATTGCCGGCGGCGTCGAATCCATGACCCGCGCGCCCTTCGTGATGGGCAAGGCGCAGGAAGCCTTCTCGCGCTCGGCCGAGATCTTCGACACCACCATCGGCTGGCGCTTCATCAATCCGCTGCTGAAGGCGCAGTATGGCGTCGATGCGATGCCGGAGACCGGCGAGAACGTCGCCGAGGAATTCCAGGTTTCGCGGGCCGACCAGGACGCCTTCGCGATCCGCTCGCAGCAGCGTGCGGGCAAGGCGATCGCATCAGGCTATTTCGCCGAAGAAATCACCCCGATCACCATTCCCGGCGGCAAGGCCGGGCCCATCACCGTCGACAAAGACGAACATCCGCGTCCCGAGACGACGCTGGAGGGTCTCGCAAAGCTGAAGCCGATCGTGCGCAACCCCGGCACGGTGACGGCCGGCAACGCCTCGGGCGTCAATGACGGCGCGGCCGCGATGATCCTCGCCTCCGAAGCCGCCGTGAAGAAGCACGGCCTGACGCCGCGCGCGCGCATCCTCGGCCTCGCCTCGGCCGGCGTGCCGCCACGCATCATGGGCATCGGCCCGGTGCCGGCAACCCGCAAGCTGATGGAGCGTCTCGGCAAGAGAATCACCGATTTCGACCTGATCGAGCTCAACGAAGCGTTCGCCTCGCAAGGCATCGCCTGCATGCGCCAGCTCGGCGTCGCCGACGATGCCGACTACGTCAATCCGCATGGCGGCGCCATCGCGCTCGGCCATCCCCTCGGCATGAGCGGCGCGCGCCTTGCGCTCACCGCCGTGCACGGCATGGAAAAGCGCGGCGGCAAGCTCGCGCTCGCCACCATGTGCGTCGGCGTCGGCCAGGGCGTGGCGGTTGCAATCGAGAAGGTGAATTGA
- a CDS encoding ABC transporter ATP-binding protein, with protein MLALDRVSKTYPNGVEALARFSAEIGQGEIIAIIGGSGCGKSTLLRAIAGLDRASSGTVALDREAIFSPHAKIGIIFQEPRLLPWLGVADNIGFGLADLPAAERRGKVARALERVGLADKAQAWPRELSGGQAQRVAIARALVPQPEVLLLDEPFSALDAFTRRDLQDHLLDLWADTRPTLILVTHDVDEAVVLADRVLVMRPRPGRLFDQIEINLTRPRDRNSPLFENFKRSVLTSLDRSLDRNVPDRDATQGPGQAMWW; from the coding sequence ATGTTGGCGCTCGACCGGGTCAGCAAGACCTATCCCAACGGCGTCGAGGCGCTGGCGCGCTTCTCCGCCGAGATCGGGCAGGGCGAGATCATCGCCATCATCGGCGGCTCCGGCTGCGGCAAATCAACATTGCTCCGCGCCATCGCCGGCCTCGACCGCGCCAGCTCCGGCACCGTGGCGCTCGACAGGGAGGCGATCTTTTCGCCGCACGCCAAGATCGGCATCATCTTCCAGGAGCCGCGTCTGCTGCCCTGGCTAGGCGTCGCCGACAATATCGGCTTTGGCCTCGCCGATCTCCCAGCGGCCGAACGCCGCGGGAAGGTGGCGCGCGCGCTGGAACGTGTGGGCCTCGCCGACAAGGCGCAAGCCTGGCCGCGCGAGCTCTCCGGCGGACAGGCGCAGCGCGTCGCCATCGCCCGTGCACTTGTGCCGCAGCCGGAAGTGCTGCTGCTCGACGAGCCGTTCTCGGCGCTCGACGCCTTCACCCGCCGGGACCTGCAGGATCATCTGCTCGACCTCTGGGCCGACACGCGACCGACCTTGATCCTCGTCACACATGACGTCGACGAGGCCGTCGTGCTGGCCGACCGCGTGCTGGTGATGCGGCCACGGCCGGGCCGGCTGTTCGACCAGATCGAGATCAATCTGACCCGGCCGCGCGACCGCAATTCGCCGCTGTTCGAGAATTTCAAGCGAAGCGTGCTGACGTCACTCGACCGTTCGCTCGACCGCAACGTGCCCGACCGTGACGCAACCCAGGGTCCCGGTCAGGCCATGTGGTGGTGA
- a CDS encoding OsmC family protein: MDAAELRQMQAPIKERYKTDPKTALITLKAKGSTDSEGIACKVETGRAIAMAGLHPATGGSGLELCSGDMLLEALVACAGVTLKSVATAIEVPLKTGNVYAEGDLDFRGTLGIDKETPVGFAEIRLRFEVDTDAPQDKLDLLLKLTERYCVVYQTIKNGPKVSVSMQRM; encoded by the coding sequence ATGGATGCCGCAGAGCTGCGCCAGATGCAGGCCCCGATCAAGGAGCGCTACAAGACCGATCCCAAGACCGCGCTGATCACGCTGAAGGCCAAGGGCTCGACCGACAGCGAAGGCATCGCCTGCAAGGTCGAGACCGGCCGCGCCATTGCGATGGCCGGCCTGCATCCAGCCACCGGCGGTTCCGGCCTCGAGCTCTGCTCCGGCGACATGCTGCTGGAAGCGCTGGTGGCCTGTGCCGGTGTCACACTGAAATCGGTCGCGACCGCGATTGAGGTGCCGCTCAAGACCGGTAACGTTTACGCCGAAGGCGATCTCGATTTCCGCGGCACGCTTGGCATCGACAAGGAGACCCCGGTCGGCTTCGCCGAGATCCGCCTGCGTTTCGAGGTCGACACCGATGCCCCGCAGGACAAGCTCGATCTGCTGCTCAAGCTCACCGAGCGCTATTGCGTGGTCTATCAGACCATCAAGAACGGCCCGAAAGTCTCGGTATCGATGCAGCGGATGTGA
- a CDS encoding methyl-accepting chemotaxis protein, translating into MFGRKSHPDAQARLDAIGRSQAMIEFDLDGTIVTANKNFLDALGYRLDEIQGRHHSMFVPADQRDTAEYKAFWAALKRGEYQAREFKRIAKDGHEVWIEASYNPVLDGEGKAVMVAKIATDITAKKIRSMTDASKIAASSRAQAVIEFKLDGTIVTANENFCNTLGYSLAEIQGKHHSMFVAPAERDGAAYREFWAKLNRGEYQAGEFKRIGKGGREVWILASYNPLLDENGKPFGVVKYATDVTADKLKNADRAGQLEAIDKAQAVIEFNMDGTIITANANFLAALGYSLAEIKGKHHSMFVEPGERDGAAYRDFWAALNRGQYQAGEYKRIGKGGKEVYIQASYNPIFDLNGKPFKVVKYATDTTKQVLVRMGNERVRGMMESVAAGSEELNASVREISEAMTKSRETAMSAVDQVAAADAQAQRLTEAAQAMSGIVEMINSITGQINLLALNATIESARAGEAGRGFAVVASEVKSLANQAKQATDKIGQEIGSLNGISGDVVSALGSIKQAINNVSEYVTSTAAAVEEQSTVTNEMSTSMQRAAAEAAAIAARA; encoded by the coding sequence ATGTTCGGTCGCAAGTCTCATCCTGACGCACAGGCGCGGCTCGATGCCATTGGCCGCTCGCAGGCGATGATCGAATTCGATCTCGATGGAACGATCGTCACGGCCAACAAGAATTTTCTCGACGCCCTCGGCTATCGGCTCGACGAAATCCAGGGCAGGCATCACTCGATGTTCGTGCCGGCCGACCAGCGCGACACGGCCGAGTACAAGGCGTTCTGGGCGGCACTGAAGCGTGGCGAGTATCAAGCGCGCGAGTTCAAGCGGATCGCGAAGGACGGCCACGAGGTCTGGATCGAAGCATCCTACAATCCGGTGCTCGACGGCGAGGGCAAGGCGGTGATGGTCGCCAAGATCGCGACCGACATCACCGCGAAGAAGATCCGGAGCATGACGGACGCTTCGAAGATCGCCGCCAGCAGTCGTGCCCAGGCGGTGATCGAGTTCAAGCTCGACGGCACCATCGTCACCGCCAACGAGAATTTCTGCAACACGCTCGGCTATTCGCTGGCCGAGATCCAGGGCAAGCATCACAGCATGTTCGTGGCGCCTGCCGAGCGTGACGGCGCGGCCTATCGCGAGTTCTGGGCGAAGCTCAACCGTGGCGAATACCAGGCCGGCGAGTTCAAGCGTATCGGCAAGGGCGGTCGCGAGGTCTGGATTCTCGCCTCCTACAACCCGCTCCTCGACGAGAACGGCAAGCCGTTCGGCGTCGTCAAATATGCAACGGACGTGACCGCGGACAAGCTGAAGAACGCCGACCGCGCCGGCCAGCTCGAGGCCATCGACAAGGCGCAGGCCGTGATCGAATTCAACATGGACGGCACGATCATCACCGCCAACGCGAACTTCCTCGCAGCCCTCGGCTACTCCCTGGCCGAGATCAAGGGCAAGCATCACAGCATGTTCGTCGAGCCCGGCGAGCGCGACGGCGCGGCTTATCGCGATTTCTGGGCCGCGCTCAACCGCGGCCAGTACCAGGCGGGGGAATACAAGCGCATCGGCAAGGGCGGCAAGGAAGTCTACATCCAGGCCTCCTACAACCCGATCTTCGATCTCAACGGCAAGCCGTTCAAGGTCGTGAAATACGCGACCGACACCACCAAACAGGTGCTGGTCCGCATGGGCAACGAGCGCGTCCGCGGCATGATGGAATCGGTCGCCGCCGGCTCGGAAGAGCTCAACGCGTCGGTGCGGGAGATTTCCGAGGCCATGACCAAGTCGCGCGAGACCGCGATGAGCGCCGTGGACCAGGTCGCCGCCGCCGACGCCCAGGCCCAGCGTCTCACCGAAGCCGCGCAGGCGATGAGCGGCATCGTCGAGATGATCAACAGCATCACCGGCCAGATCAACCTGCTGGCGCTGAATGCCACGATCGAATCCGCCCGTGCCGGTGAAGCCGGCCGCGGCTTTGCCGTGGTGGCCTCCGAAGTGAAGAGCCTCGCCAACCAGGCCAAGCAGGCCACCGACAAGATCGGCCAGGAGATCGGCAGCCTCAACGGCATCTCCGGCGATGTCGTCAGCGCGCTCGGCTCGATCAAGCAGGCGATCAACAACGTCAGCGAATACGTCACCTCGACCGCCGCGGCCGTCGAGGAGCAGAGCACGGTCACCAACGAGATGTCGACCAGCATGCAGCGCGCCGCCGCGGAGGCCGCCGCGATCGCGGCGAGGGCGTAG
- a CDS encoding aliphatic sulfonate ABC transporter substrate-binding protein, with protein MAEITRRILLAGAAALAVTPSARAADPLREIRIDWATYNPVSLVLKQKGLLEKEFAKDGITITWVQSAGSNKALEFLNAGSIDFGSTAGSAALVARINGNPIKSIYVYSRPEWTALVTSKDSKIADVADLKGKRVAVTRGTDPHIFLVRALLGAGLTEKDITPVLLQHADGKTALIRGDVDAWAGLDPMMAQAEIEEGAKLFYRKADANTWGILNVREQFLKDHPDAARRVLAVYEDARKYSLANYDDLKKTFMAVTKLPEAVVDKQLKERTELTHSRIGAPQRESILAAGLALQQAGVVDAKVDVKATLDALIDDRVPLPTN; from the coding sequence ATGGCTGAGATCACACGACGTATTCTGCTGGCGGGAGCTGCTGCGCTCGCCGTCACCCCTTCGGCGCGGGCCGCCGATCCGCTCAGGGAAATCCGCATCGACTGGGCGACTTACAATCCGGTGTCTCTCGTCCTGAAGCAGAAGGGCCTCTTGGAGAAGGAGTTCGCCAAGGACGGCATCACCATCACCTGGGTGCAGTCGGCGGGCTCCAACAAGGCGCTCGAATTCCTCAATGCCGGCTCGATCGACTTCGGCTCGACCGCGGGCTCGGCGGCGCTGGTCGCGCGCATCAATGGCAATCCGATCAAGTCGATTTACGTCTATTCGCGTCCCGAGTGGACCGCGCTGGTCACATCAAAGGATTCCAAGATCGCTGATGTCGCTGATCTCAAGGGCAAGCGCGTCGCGGTGACGCGCGGCACCGATCCGCACATCTTCCTGGTGCGTGCGCTGCTGGGCGCAGGACTGACCGAGAAGGACATCACGCCGGTGCTGCTGCAGCACGCCGACGGCAAGACCGCGCTGATCCGCGGCGACGTCGATGCCTGGGCCGGTCTCGATCCGATGATGGCGCAGGCCGAAATCGAAGAAGGCGCAAAACTGTTCTATCGCAAGGCCGACGCCAACACCTGGGGCATCCTCAATGTGCGCGAGCAGTTCTTGAAGGACCATCCGGACGCCGCCCGCCGCGTGCTCGCGGTGTATGAGGACGCGCGGAAATATTCGCTGGCGAATTACGACGATCTCAAGAAGACCTTCATGGCCGTCACCAAGCTGCCGGAGGCCGTCGTCGACAAGCAGCTCAAGGAGCGCACCGAGCTCACCCACAGCCGTATCGGCGCGCCCCAGCGCGAGTCGATCCTCGCTGCCGGCCTCGCGCTGCAACAGGCCGGCGTCGTCGATGCCAAGGTCGACGTGAAGGCGACGCTGGATGCGCTGATCGACGACCGCGTCCCGCTGCCGACGAATTGA
- the mutS gene encoding DNA mismatch repair protein MutS, with protein sequence MTLQQPIPVPPPDDAPAATPEAAARVTPMMEQYLEIKAAHQGLLLFYRMGDFYELFFEDAEIASRTLGIVLTKRGKHQGNDIPMCGVPVERSEDYLHRLISAGHRVAVCEQTEDPAAAKARGNKSVVRRGVVRLVTPGTLTEDTLLDARANNYLLAIARARSSAGGDRFGLAWIDISTAEFTVTEVSGGELAATLARINPNEAIVTDALFGDNELGQTLRELPAVTPVTRDVFDGATAEKRLCDYFAVATMDGLTQLTRLEATAAAAAVTYVDRTQVGKHPPLSPPTREASGATMAIDPATRANLELTRTLAGERRGSLLDAIDCTVTSAGSRLLAQRLAAPLTDAPAIARRLDAVSAFVADAATREDIRSILRGAPDMSRALARLSVGRGGPRDLAGLRDGIIAADQVLARLSELDQPPQEIAAVMAALQRPPRELAAEFARALDEQLPLIKRDGGFVRAGYEPALDEARNLRDASRLVVASMQARYADATSVKGLKIRHNNVLGYFVEVTAQHGDKLMSAPLNATFIHRQTLAGQVRFTTSELGEIEAKIANAGDRALGLELEIFERLCARAIEISDDLRAAAQGFALLDVATSLAKLAVDENYVRPEVDGSLGFAIEAGRHPVVEQALKRNGEPFIANACDLSPAPAQKSGQLWLLTGPNMAGKSTFLRQNALIALMAQIGSFVPATRARIGIIDRLFSRVGAADDLARGRSTFMVEMVETAAILNQAGERALVILDEIGRGTATFDGLSIAWAAIEHLHESNRCRTLFATHYHELTALSAKLPRMFNATVRVKEWQGNVVFLHEVLPGSADRSYGIQVAKLAGLPPAVITRAKSVLAKLEAQDRGQTARALADDLPLFAVPSRAAAEAAPPTEAELLMDAVKALHPDEMSPREALDALYALKAKLPKQ encoded by the coding sequence ATGACCCTACAACAGCCCATTCCCGTCCCGCCCCCCGACGACGCACCCGCAGCGACGCCCGAAGCCGCCGCGCGCGTGACGCCGATGATGGAACAGTATCTGGAGATCAAGGCGGCGCATCAGGGGCTGCTGCTGTTCTACCGGATGGGCGATTTCTACGAGCTGTTCTTCGAGGATGCCGAGATTGCCTCGAGGACGCTCGGCATCGTCCTGACCAAGCGCGGCAAGCATCAGGGCAACGACATCCCGATGTGCGGCGTGCCGGTCGAGCGCTCCGAGGATTATCTGCACCGGCTGATCAGCGCCGGCCACCGGGTCGCGGTGTGCGAGCAGACCGAGGATCCCGCCGCGGCGAAAGCGCGCGGCAACAAGAGCGTCGTGCGCCGCGGCGTGGTGCGGCTGGTGACGCCGGGCACGCTGACGGAAGACACGCTGCTCGATGCGCGCGCCAACAACTATCTGCTGGCGATCGCGCGGGCGCGCTCATCCGCCGGCGGCGACCGTTTCGGGCTGGCCTGGATCGACATCTCGACCGCCGAATTCACGGTCACCGAGGTTTCGGGCGGCGAGCTTGCCGCGACGCTGGCGCGCATCAATCCGAACGAGGCGATCGTCACCGACGCGCTTTTTGGCGATAACGAGCTCGGCCAGACCTTGCGCGAGCTACCGGCGGTGACGCCGGTGACCCGCGACGTCTTCGATGGCGCCACCGCCGAGAAGCGCCTGTGCGACTACTTCGCCGTCGCGACCATGGACGGGCTGACGCAGCTCACGCGCCTGGAAGCGACCGCGGCAGCGGCCGCGGTGACTTATGTCGACCGCACCCAGGTCGGCAAGCATCCGCCGCTGTCGCCGCCCACGCGCGAAGCCTCGGGCGCGACCATGGCGATCGATCCCGCCACGCGCGCCAATCTCGAGCTGACGCGCACGCTCGCCGGCGAACGCCGCGGCTCGCTGCTCGATGCGATCGACTGCACCGTGACCTCGGCCGGCTCGCGCCTGCTGGCGCAGCGGCTTGCTGCGCCCTTGACCGATGCGCCGGCGATCGCGCGGCGGCTCGATGCCGTGAGTGCCTTCGTCGCTGACGCGGCGACGCGCGAGGACATCCGGAGCATTTTGCGCGGCGCCCCCGACATGTCGCGGGCGCTGGCTCGTCTCTCGGTCGGCCGCGGCGGCCCGCGCGACCTTGCGGGCCTGCGCGACGGCATCATCGCTGCCGACCAGGTGCTGGCGCGGCTGTCCGAGCTCGACCAGCCGCCGCAGGAGATCGCGGCGGTGATGGCGGCGCTGCAAAGGCCCCCGCGCGAGCTCGCCGCCGAATTTGCGCGCGCGCTCGACGAGCAATTGCCGCTGATCAAGCGCGACGGCGGCTTCGTGCGTGCCGGCTACGAACCCGCGCTCGACGAAGCACGAAACCTGCGCGACGCTTCGCGCCTGGTGGTCGCCTCGATGCAGGCGCGCTACGCCGACGCGACCTCCGTCAAGGGCCTCAAGATCCGCCACAACAACGTGCTCGGCTATTTCGTCGAGGTCACAGCGCAGCACGGCGACAAGCTGATGTCGGCGCCGCTGAACGCGACCTTCATTCATCGCCAGACGCTGGCGGGCCAGGTGCGCTTCACGACGTCGGAATTAGGGGAGATCGAAGCCAAGATCGCCAATGCCGGCGATCGTGCGCTCGGCCTCGAGCTCGAAATCTTCGAACGGCTCTGCGCGAGAGCGATCGAGATCAGCGACGATCTGCGCGCCGCGGCACAAGGCTTTGCGCTGCTCGACGTTGCGACCTCGCTGGCCAAGCTCGCGGTCGACGAGAACTATGTGCGGCCGGAGGTCGACGGTTCGCTCGGCTTTGCCATCGAGGCCGGCCGGCATCCCGTGGTCGAGCAGGCGCTGAAGCGCAATGGCGAGCCGTTCATTGCCAACGCCTGCGACCTCTCACCGGCGCCAGCGCAAAAGTCCGGCCAGCTCTGGCTGCTGACCGGCCCGAACATGGCGGGTAAATCGACCTTCCTGCGCCAGAACGCGCTGATTGCCTTGATGGCGCAGATCGGCAGCTTCGTGCCGGCAACGCGCGCGCGGATCGGCATCATCGATCGCCTGTTCTCGCGCGTTGGCGCCGCCGACGACCTCGCGCGCGGCCGCTCCACCTTCATGGTGGAGATGGTGGAGACGGCGGCGATCCTCAACCAGGCCGGCGAGCGCGCGCTCGTCATCCTGGATGAGATCGGCCGCGGCACCGCGACCTTCGACGGCCTCTCGATCGCCTGGGCCGCGATCGAGCATCTGCACGAGAGCAACCGCTGCCGCACGCTGTTCGCGACGCACTATCATGAACTCACGGCGCTCTCGGCCAAGCTGCCGCGCATGTTCAACGCCACCGTGCGGGTGAAGGAATGGCAGGGCAATGTCGTGTTCCTGCACGAGGTGCTGCCCGGCTCGGCCGACCGCTCCTACGGCATCCAGGTCGCCAAGCTCGCGGGCCTGCCGCCGGCCGTGATCACGCGTGCCAAATCGGTGCTGGCGAAGCTCGAAGCGCAGGACCGCGGCCAGACCGCCCGCGCGCTCGCCGACGACCTCCCGTTGTTCGCCGTCCCCTCTCGTGCCGCCGCGGAAGCCGCGCCGCCGACCGAGGCCGAACTGCTGATGGACGCCGTGAAGGCGCTACATCCCGACGAGATGTCGCCGCGCGAGGCGCTCGATGCGCTCTACGCGTTGAAGGCGAAACTGCCGAAACAATGA
- a CDS encoding ABC transporter permease, which produces MISDAPVLQQSSEPAESGGASSRLSRYARPMLGLLLPVTLALGWELVVWSGWSNGRLVPPPSRVFATIADLARSGELFHHIAATLWRVGLGFAFGVIAGTVFGAISGYWSLARRLLDPTVQALRAIPSLAWVPLFILWLGIFETSKIALIAVGVFFPVYLGVMGAILSVDRKIVEVGRTFRLSGFAMIRRILLPAVLPAYVVSLRVGLGLGWMFVVAAELIGASEGLGYLLLDGQQLGKPAQILAAIVIFAILGKLTDWLIEVAAAPFLRWQDAFGRAKET; this is translated from the coding sequence ATGATCTCCGACGCACCAGTGCTGCAACAATCTTCGGAGCCCGCCGAGAGCGGCGGCGCGTCGTCGCGACTGTCGCGCTATGCGCGGCCGATGCTCGGCCTGCTGCTGCCGGTGACACTCGCACTGGGCTGGGAGCTTGTGGTCTGGTCCGGCTGGTCCAACGGCAGGCTGGTGCCGCCGCCCTCGCGGGTGTTCGCCACCATCGCTGATCTCGCCCGCTCCGGCGAGCTCTTCCACCACATCGCCGCGACGTTGTGGCGGGTCGGGCTCGGCTTCGCCTTTGGCGTCATCGCCGGCACGGTATTTGGCGCCATCTCAGGCTATTGGTCGCTGGCCCGGCGGTTGCTCGATCCGACCGTGCAGGCATTACGCGCGATTCCTTCGCTCGCCTGGGTGCCGCTGTTCATCCTCTGGCTCGGCATCTTCGAGACCTCGAAGATCGCGCTGATCGCGGTCGGCGTGTTCTTTCCGGTCTATCTCGGCGTGATGGGCGCGATCCTCTCGGTCGATCGCAAGATCGTCGAGGTCGGCCGCACCTTCCGCCTCTCCGGCTTTGCAATGATCCGCCGCATCTTGCTGCCCGCGGTGCTGCCGGCCTATGTCGTGTCCCTGCGTGTTGGCCTTGGCCTCGGCTGGATGTTCGTGGTGGCGGCCGAGCTGATCGGCGCCTCGGAAGGCCTCGGCTATCTCCTGCTCGACGGCCAGCAGCTCGGCAAGCCCGCGCAGATCCTGGCCGCGATCGTGATATTTGCCATCCTCGGCAAGCTCACCGACTGGCTGATCGAAGTCGCCGCGGCACCGTTCCTGCGTTGGCAGGATGCGTTCGGTCGCGCCAAAGAAACTTGA